AGCAGCCCGCCCAGCCCGGTCACCGCCGAGGCGAGCAGCACCGGCCGCCGTCCGAGCACATCGGACAGCCCGCCGGTGGGCAGCTCCAGCACCACGATGGCCACCGAGTACACCGCGCCGATGGTGGCCACCTCACCGAGGCTGAGCCCGCGCTCGAGCATGAGCAGCACCATCGGCGCCAGGTACAGCCCGACGGGCAGCCAGGTCAGGAAGGAGATCGCGACGTACCGGCGCCGCGCCGAGTCCGCCGTGATCACGCGCCGGCCGTCCGGGGCAGGCCCGACACGACGATGCTGACCGGCCGCGCGGCCGGGTCGGCGGCGTCCTGCGCGGCCAGCTCTTCCGCGTGCGCGTAGAACCTGGCCCACAGCGTGTTCACCGACGCCGGGGTGAGCCGGAGCAGCAGGTCCCCGACGCCCGACGCCTCGACCCACTCCTCGGGCAGCGTCGGCAGCGCGGCCTCGAAGCCGTCGAGGTCGTCGAGCAGGATCTGCGCCTGCTGGCGGCGCATCACGGCGGACGCCGTGCGCCCCTCCTCGGTCGCGGCCATCGCGGTGGCACTCCACTCGTTCACCCGGTGCACCGCCTGCCAGCGCCGCGCCCTCGGGTGCCCCGCCCCGCCCGCGTCCTCGATGAACCCGTGCTCGGCCAGCACCCGCAGGTGATAGCTGGTCGACCCGCTGTCCGTGCCGAACCGCTTCGCCAGCTCCGTCGCCGTGGCCGCCCCGTGCTCCCGCAACGCCCCCAGCAGCCGCGCCCGCAGCGGATGCGCGATCGCCTTCAGCGCCGCCACATCCCCGACCTGCCGCACCCCATCACTCATGCCCGCACCGTAACCCATGCAGAATTCCCTTTGCAAAGAGAATTCTGCATGCCACCCTCTGATGCGCCGATCTTGCGTGGGATGTGGGTACGACACGGGCAGAAGCCGTGAACGGGCAACAGTTCGCGCAAGATCGCCGGTGCGGGGGCGGGGGTGGCGCGATACGGTGGCTGCGGCAGTTACCGGACAGGGGGAGACACGTGGCCGTCGTCGTCGCGATCAGCGGCTCGCCCTCGCCGTCGTCGCGCACCGCGCGTGTGCTGGCCAGTGTCGCGAGCGGTCTGGACGCCGAGATCGACACCATCGCGGTACGCGAGCTGCCCGCCGACGTCCTGCTCGGCTGCGACCCGGGGCACCCGGTCATCCTCGACATAGCCGAGCGGCTCCAGCGCGCCGACGGCGTGATAGTCGCCACACCCGTCTACAAGGCCGCCTACAGCGGGGTGCTCAAGGCGCTGCTGGACCTGCTGCCGCAGTACGCCCTCGCGGGCAAGACGGTGCTGCCGCTGGCCACCGGCGGCACAGTGGCGCACGTGCTCGCCATCGACTACGCGCTGCGCCCGGTGCTCACCACGATGGGCGCCACCCACGTGCTGCCCGGCTACTTCGTGCACGACCAGCTCATCAGCGACGGCCCGGACGGTGGTGTCGTCATCGCCGAACCGGCCCGCAGCCTTCTCGACGGCGTGGTTGCCGCCTTCGCCGACGCCCTCACCGCCAAGACCGCCGCCGTCGCCTGACGAGGGCTGGGCTGGCAGGCATGATCGCGAGTTCGTGTCCGAAGGTGCGGTCTGAGCACAGGTTTTGACACGCAACAGCGATCATCGGGCCGGACCCCGACCTGGACCGGCCGGACCGCGCCAGCCGCGCCGCAAAACGGTCGACAGCGTCCGCCCACCGGCCGGATCATGCTGGTCATGACGACGCCCACCCGACAGATCAGGGCGGTGTTCGACGACAGCACGATCACCGTCTATCAGGCATACCGTCCCGAGATCGGCGACGCCGCACTCGCCCTGGGACGTTTCCCCGACTGGTATCGCCGCGACCGGATGACCTGGATCAAGCCCTCGTTCCTGTGGATGATGTACCGCTGTGGCTGGGCGACGAAGCCCGGTCAGGAGCGCGTGCTGGCGGTCCGGCTGCGGCGCGACGGCTTCGAGGCCGCCGTCCGGCAGGCCGTGCCCAGCCACCACGACCGCGACGCGTACCCGGAGCGGGCCGACTGGCAGCGTGCGCTCAAGCGCTCGCCGGTCCGGGTCCAGTGGGACCCCGAACGCGACCTGCACCACCGGCCCCTGCCGCACCGGGCGATCCAGCTCGGCCTGTCCGGCACGGCCGTGCACTCCTACGTGGACGAGTGGACCGTCGGCATCACCGACGCCACCGCCCTGGCCCACGAGATCCACGCCCTGGTGCAGGCCCGTGACCTGGACGCGGCGACCCGCATGCTGCCCGCCGAGCGCGCCTACCCCCTGGTTTAGAAGTCGTACACCGTCACCGGCACCCCGGCGGCGAGCAGCGTGCCTTTGACGAGCGGCTCGATCCGCTCCCACCTGCCGCCGGACAGCCCGCAGCCGATCCGTGGCATGTGCACCGACGCCTCCAGCCGCTTCGCCTCGACCGCCAGCTTCGCCAGGCACGCCTCGATCGCCTCATACCGCACCGGCGGGCCGGAACTGCCCGTCTTCGTGCCCCGCTGGCCGACCATGTTCGCCACCCAGGTGTCCGGCAGCACCTGCACCAGGCGCAGCGCGCCGAGGCCGAAGTCGTTGCGGGCGCGCTCCCGGTGCCAGCGCCGGAAGTCGCGCTCCGGCTCGGGCCAGCGCCGCGAGATCGCGAGCACGAAGCCCTTGCCCCAGCCGCCCGCGTCGTTGCACACGTGCGCGATCACCTTCGGGCCCTTGGCCTGCGGGCTGGTCGCGTCGCCCTTGATGACCGTCAGCGTGCTCACGGCGCCATTCTGCGCCGTGCCGGTGACAACCCGCTCGCGTTTTCCGGGCCGGTCGGGCAGGCTGGCGCGCATGTCACCGCGTACCGTCGCCGAGCTCACGGCCCTGGTGGAGGCCGGTCGTAAGCCGAAGTACCTGATGTTCTGGGGCCACCAGCCGCAGCCGGACGGCAGCGTCGGCCAGGGTTGCCTGAGCCAGTGGTGGCCGGCCGCGTTCACCGCCGACGGCCACGCGTTCGCCAGCGCCGAGCACTACATGATGTGGCGCAAGGCGAACCTGTTCCGAGACACCGCGACCGCGGCCCGCATCCTGGCCGTGGACCACCCGCAGCAGGCCAAGGGCCTGGGCCGCGAGGTACGCGGGTTCGACCAGGCGGTCTGGGAGCGGGAGCGGTTCGGCATCGTGGTGGCGGGCAGCGTCGCGAAGTTCGGTCAGGACGACGCGCTGCGCGCGTACCTGCTGGGCACGGGTCAGCGGGTGCTGGTGGAGGCCAGCCCGGTCGACGCGGTGTGGGGCATCGGCCTGTCCGCCCGCGACGACGCGGCCTGGGACCCGCGCCGCTGGCCGGGCCTGAACCTGCTCGGCTTCGCCCTGATGGAGGCACGCGACCGGCTCGGCGGCGCCGGCCTCAGCTGAGTTCGCCGTGGCGGGCGGCGGGGCTCAGCGGCCGTTGTCGAAGGCGGGCAGGTGGCGGTCGCGGGCGGAGGTGACGTGGTGGCGCATCGCCGCCTCGGCCTCGTCGGCGTCGCCCTTGGCGATGGCGGCGGCGATGCGTTTGTGCTCGCCCGCGGTGTCGCCGGTGCCGGCCGAGGGGAAGTACAGCCGGTGCAGGTGCAGGTGGGAGTGCAGCCGGATGATGGACTCGCGCAGCAGGCCGCTGCCGGAGGTCTCCGCGATCAGGTCGTGGAACTTCGCGTCGAGCGCGGTGAACGCGGCGTGACGCCGGTAGCCGTCGCCTGCCTCGACGCCGACCGTGGCGGCGGCCTCCTCCTTGACCCGGCGGCGCTGCTCGGCGTCGGCGTGCACGGCGGCACGGCGGGCGGCGGCGGGTTCGAGCAGCAGCCGCATCTCGAAGAGCTCCTCGAACTCGGCACGGGTGAGCAGCGAGGTGGTCGTGTAGCCGGACATCGCCCGCTTGCGGACCAGGCCGTCGGACTCCAGCCGGGCCAGCGCCTCGCGGACGGGGGTGGGGGAGACCTCGAGGGTACGGGCGAGGCCGTCGATGCTCACCCGCTCGCCGGGCGGGACGGCGTGTTCCATGATCAGCGTTTTCAGCGATTCATAGACGTCGTCAGTCAGCGTGAGCCGCTGCGCGGGCCGGACGCGGCCCGAGATGGGCGGTGTGACCATCTTGCACCCCTTGACTGTCGCCGTCGTGAGCGAGTACACCTTACCGATACGGCAATGATATAGGATCTATGATTCTACGGAAGGGCGACCACGTGCGGATCGACGCGCACCACCACCTGTGGACCGCCGACTACGCCTGGCTGGGCGAACCCGGCCTGGAGCGGCTGCGGCGCGACTACACGGTCGACGACCTGCGCCGCGAGCTGCCGACCGCGAAGATCGACTTTACCGTGCTGGTCGAGGCGGGGCAGTGCCGGCTGGCGGAGACCGAGCGCTTCCTCGCCCTGGCCGAGCAGACCCCGGAGATCGCCGGGGTGGTCGGCTGGGCCTCGCTGACCGATCCCGACCTGCCCGGCACCATCGCCGCGCTGCTCGCCGGGCCCGGCGGCGACCTGCTGGTGGGCATCCGCGACCAGGTGCAGGCCGTCGCCGATCCGGCCTATCTGGCCCGCCCGGACGTACGCGGCGCGCTGCGCGCGATCGGCTCCGCCGGGCTCGCCTTCGACCTGGTGGTGCGCGCCGACCAGCTGCCCGCCTGCGCGGCGGCCGTGCAGGCCGTGCCCAACACCATGTTCGTCCTCGACCACCTGGGCAAACCACGGATCACGGCGGACGGGCTGCGCGACTGGCGGGACGCGGTGGCCCCGCTGGCGATCTGCGACAACGCCGTGACGAAACTGTCCGGGCTGCTCACCGAGGCCGGTCCGGACTGGACGGTCGAGGCGATCGCGCCGTTCGTGGAGACCGCGCTGGAGCTGTTCGGCCCCGACCGCGTCATGGTCGGCTCGGACTGGCCGGTGTGCGAGCTGGTCGCCTCGTACGCCGACGCGGTCGCCGCGGTCACCCAGTGCCTGTCCGGGCTGTCGCCCGCGGAACGGGCGGCCGTCGAGGGCGGCACCGCCGTACACACCTACGATCTGGAGATCAACCGATGAAGTTCATGCGGGTCGGCACGCCCGGCGCGGAGAAGCCGGTGCTGCTGTCCGGCGGGCGGCACTACGACCTGTCCGGGATCACCGCCGACATCGACGGCGCGTTCCTGGCCGACGACGGGATCGCCCGGGTCCGCGCGGCCCAGGCCGGGCTGCCCGAGATCGACGTGACCGGGCTCCGGGTCGGCGCGCCGGTGGCCCGGCCGGGCGTGGTGCTGTGCGTGGGGCAGAACTACGCGGCGCACGCCGCCGAGTCGGGCGCGCCGCCGCCGACCACCCCGATCGTCTTCTACAAGGCCCCGAACAGCGTCGTCGGCCCGTACGACGAGGTGCTCATCCCGCGTGGCTCGACCACCACCGACTGGGAGGTCGAGCTGGCGGTGGTCATCGGCCGCCGCGCGCGTTACCTGGAGTCCCCGGCGCACGCCCTCGACCACGTCGCCGGTTACCTGCTGTCCAACGACGTGTCGGAGCGGGACTTCCAGCTGCACCAGTCGGGCGGGCAGTGGTCCAAGGGCAAGTCGTGCGAGACGTTCCAGCCGCTCGGGCCGTGGCTGGTCACCCCCGACGAGCTCGCCGACGTGCAGAGTCTGGGCCTGCGCTCGTGGGTCAACGGCGAGGTCCGGCAGGACTCCAGCACCAAGGACATGATCTTCGACGTGGCGTACCTGATCTGGCACCTGTCGCAGTACACGGTGCTGGACCCGGGCGACGTGGTGAACACCGGTACGCCGCAGGGCGTGGGCCTGTCCGGCCGGTTCCCGTACCTGGCCGAGGGCGATGTGGTCGAGGTCGAGATCGACGGGCTGGGCCGCCAGCGCGTCACGATGGGCCAGGCCTGAGCGGAGAAGCCCGGAGGCGGTGCGGCCGGCGGCGTGCCGCACCGCCTCCGTCCACATCGCGCGCAGTCGAGGATGCGACACATTCACGGTCAGTGGCGGCTCCTGCTCCGAACGTAGTCTCGGTCGATCTGCTTCTCTCTCACGGGCGGGGGCCACATGAGATCGACGAGAATCGCCGCGGGTGCCGCGGTCACCATCGCCGCACTGGCCGCGGCACAGCTCTGCACCGCCGCACCGGCGGCGGCCGCCATCGGGTACGCCTCGGTCCACTCGCCGGGCCTGGTCAACGAGCTGCGGATGGCCTGTGACGGGCCGTCGCACGTCTTCGGCCCCGGCGGGCGCGGGCACACCCGCTCCGACTTCGACGGGGACCGGTCGGAGGACCTGGTGAGCTTCGGGGTCGACCAGCTCACCGGCCACCGGGTGGTGGTCGTGCAGCTCACCGGGCTGCGCTGCGTCTTCTACGGCCCGGCGGCCGCCGACTCGATCGAGGCCGTGGCCACCGGCGACCTCGACCACGACGGCTACGACGACCTGGCGCTCGGCATGCCGGGCCACTTCGCGGGCGCGGGCGCCGTCTGGGTCGTGCCCGGCCACCCGTCCGGGTTCGACATCTCGTTCAGCAGCTACTGGCAGCAGAACACGGCCGGGGTGCCGGGGGAGGGCAACGCCGGGGACGGCTTCGGCTCCGCGCTGGCGGTCGGCGACCTCACCGACGACGGATACGCCGAGCTCGCGATCGGCGCGCCGGGCGAGCAGTCCGGCGCGTTCCCCGGCGCGGGCGCGGTGACCGTGCTCTACGGCTCCGCGAGCGACCTGACCACCACCGGCGCGCAGCGCTTCCACACCGGCCTGGCCAGCGTGCCGGGCGAGCCCGCCGGGCCGGACGAGGCGTTCGGCCGCGCGCTGGCGATCGGCGACGTGACCGGCGACGGCAGCGGGGACCTGGCGATCGGCTCGGCGGCCGGCGACGGCAGCGTCATGCTGCTGCAGGGCTCCGCGACGGGCGTGGTCACCACCGGCGCCGACGTGGTCACCGGTGCCGAGGTGTCCACCGCGAACGTCACCGTGCACGGCTTCGGCGACCTGCTGACCGCCGCCGACGTCACCGGCGACGGTCTCGCCGAGGTCATCGCGGGCGCGCCGGACAGCGACGTGAAGGGCAAGGCCGCGGCCGGTGCCGTGGTGGTGCTGGAGGGCCGCCCCGGCGGCATCGCGGCGACGGCGCGACAACTGCTCGGCCAGGGCAGCACCCCCGGCATCCCGGGTACGCCCACCGCGGGCGACCGCTTCGGGGCCGCCGTGGCGACCGGCGAGATCGACGGCACCGCGCCGTTCGACCTGGCAGTCGGCGGGCCCGGCGAGGACATCGCGGGCCAGGCCGACGCGGGTGTGGTGGCGATCGTGCCCGGCGCTCCGGTGCTCGGCGTGGGCAGCACGCAGGTCACGGTGTCCTCCCTCGGGATGAACGCGCAGCCCACCGGCCAGTTCGGCACCTGGCTGACGGTCGTCGACCGCTGGCACGACAACAACCAGGGCGATCTTGCCGTGGGTATGCCCAACACGCCGGACGGCACCGTGCCCGACAGCGGCGTCCTGTTCATCTTCGAGGGCGTCCCCGGCGGCCAGCAGGTCGACGAGACCCTCAACTGCGTCCAGGTGCAGACCCCGACCGACGTCGTGCTCCGGCACCTCGGCTCGGCGTAGCGGCCCGGCCCCTGGAACAGGCGCTCTTCGCACTCGACGCCTGCTCCTCGTGGTGTTCACCGGCGGCCTACACCTTTGGGGATGTAGCTACATCCCCAAAGGTGTAGGCCGCCGACTTGGTACCCACCGGTGCGAGAGACCGGCGCCTTCCGGGATGCGGAGGCGACCCCGACGATGCCGGGTCGAATCGAGTACCTGTTCCCGGCGGCTGCCCACGCCGGTCAGCGGACCAGGCGCAGGCCGCTCATACCGCCGTCGACCGCGAGCGAGGTGCCGGTGGTCGCGCCGGAGCGCGGCGAGGCCAGGTAGGCCACGGCCTCGGCGACCTCGTCCGCGGTGACCAGACGGCCGGTCGGCTGGCGGGCGGCCAGTCTCCGCTTCTCCTCGGCTGGGTCGGCGGCGTCGGCGAGCAGCCGGGCCACCCACGGGGTGTCCACCGTGCCCGGCGCCACGCAGACCACCCGGATGCCCTCGCCGACCAGGTCGGCGGCCATGGCCAGGGTCAGCGCGTGCACCGCCCCCTTGGTCGCCGAGTAGACGGCCCGGTTCACCAGCCCGGCCCCGGCCGCGATCGACGAGATGTTCACGATCACGCCGCTCTTGGAGCCGCGCAGGTACGGCAGCGCGGCGCGGCTGGCCCGTGCCACGCCGACCACGTTGACGTCGAGGCAACGTTGCCATTCGTCGTCGCCGGCCTGCTCGACGGTGCCCACCGCGCTGATGCCGGCGCAGTTGACCAGGATGTCGAGGCTGCCCAGTGTGGCCACCACCCGGGCCATCGCGTCGTCGAGCGGCGCGGTGACGTCTGCGGTCACCGCGAGGTGCCGTCCGCCCTCGCCGGGCGCGCGGTCGAGGATCGCCACCGCCGCGCCGCGGGCGG
The Catellatospora sp. IY07-71 DNA segment above includes these coding regions:
- a CDS encoding SDR family NAD(P)-dependent oxidoreductase, which encodes MSEYTGLVAAVTGGASGIGAAVADLLAARGAAVAILDRAPGEGGRHLAVTADVTAPLDDAMARVVATLGSLDILVNCAGISAVGTVEQAGDDEWQRCLDVNVVGVARASRAALPYLRGSKSGVIVNISSIAAGAGLVNRAVYSATKGAVHALTLAMAADLVGEGIRVVCVAPGTVDTPWVARLLADAADPAEEKRRLAARQPTGRLVTADEVAEAVAYLASPRSGATTGTSLAVDGGMSGLRLVR
- a CDS encoding FG-GAP repeat protein: MRSTRIAAGAAVTIAALAAAQLCTAAPAAAAIGYASVHSPGLVNELRMACDGPSHVFGPGGRGHTRSDFDGDRSEDLVSFGVDQLTGHRVVVVQLTGLRCVFYGPAAADSIEAVATGDLDHDGYDDLALGMPGHFAGAGAVWVVPGHPSGFDISFSSYWQQNTAGVPGEGNAGDGFGSALAVGDLTDDGYAELAIGAPGEQSGAFPGAGAVTVLYGSASDLTTTGAQRFHTGLASVPGEPAGPDEAFGRALAIGDVTGDGSGDLAIGSAAGDGSVMLLQGSATGVVTTGADVVTGAEVSTANVTVHGFGDLLTAADVTGDGLAEVIAGAPDSDVKGKAAAGAVVVLEGRPGGIAATARQLLGQGSTPGIPGTPTAGDRFGAAVATGEIDGTAPFDLAVGGPGEDIAGQADAGVVAIVPGAPVLGVGSTQVTVSSLGMNAQPTGQFGTWLTVVDRWHDNNQGDLAVGMPNTPDGTVPDSGVLFIFEGVPGGQQVDETLNCVQVQTPTDVVLRHLGSA
- a CDS encoding fumarylacetoacetate hydrolase family protein; amino-acid sequence: MKFMRVGTPGAEKPVLLSGGRHYDLSGITADIDGAFLADDGIARVRAAQAGLPEIDVTGLRVGAPVARPGVVLCVGQNYAAHAAESGAPPPTTPIVFYKAPNSVVGPYDEVLIPRGSTTTDWEVELAVVIGRRARYLESPAHALDHVAGYLLSNDVSERDFQLHQSGGQWSKGKSCETFQPLGPWLVTPDELADVQSLGLRSWVNGEVRQDSSTKDMIFDVAYLIWHLSQYTVLDPGDVVNTGTPQGVGLSGRFPYLAEGDVVEVEIDGLGRQRVTMGQA
- the ssuE gene encoding NADPH-dependent FMN reductase, with translation MAVVVAISGSPSPSSRTARVLASVASGLDAEIDTIAVRELPADVLLGCDPGHPVILDIAERLQRADGVIVATPVYKAAYSGVLKALLDLLPQYALAGKTVLPLATGGTVAHVLAIDYALRPVLTTMGATHVLPGYFVHDQLISDGPDGGVVIAEPARSLLDGVVAAFADALTAKTAAVA
- a CDS encoding helix-turn-helix domain-containing protein, with translation MSDGVRQVGDVAALKAIAHPLRARLLGALREHGAATATELAKRFGTDSGSTSYHLRVLAEHGFIEDAGGAGHPRARRWQAVHRVNEWSATAMAATEEGRTASAVMRRQQAQILLDDLDGFEAALPTLPEEWVEASGVGDLLLRLTPASVNTLWARFYAHAEELAAQDAADPAARPVSIVVSGLPRTAGA
- a CDS encoding NADAR family protein: MSPRTVAELTALVEAGRKPKYLMFWGHQPQPDGSVGQGCLSQWWPAAFTADGHAFASAEHYMMWRKANLFRDTATAARILAVDHPQQAKGLGREVRGFDQAVWERERFGIVVAGSVAKFGQDDALRAYLLGTGQRVLVEASPVDAVWGIGLSARDDAAWDPRRWPGLNLLGFALMEARDRLGGAGLS
- a CDS encoding GntR family transcriptional regulator is translated as MVTPPISGRVRPAQRLTLTDDVYESLKTLIMEHAVPPGERVSIDGLARTLEVSPTPVREALARLESDGLVRKRAMSGYTTTSLLTRAEFEELFEMRLLLEPAAARRAAVHADAEQRRRVKEEAAATVGVEAGDGYRRHAAFTALDAKFHDLIAETSGSGLLRESIIRLHSHLHLHRLYFPSAGTGDTAGEHKRIAAAIAKGDADEAEAAMRHHVTSARDRHLPAFDNGR
- a CDS encoding amidohydrolase, whose translation is MILRKGDHVRIDAHHHLWTADYAWLGEPGLERLRRDYTVDDLRRELPTAKIDFTVLVEAGQCRLAETERFLALAEQTPEIAGVVGWASLTDPDLPGTIAALLAGPGGDLLVGIRDQVQAVADPAYLARPDVRGALRAIGSAGLAFDLVVRADQLPACAAAVQAVPNTMFVLDHLGKPRITADGLRDWRDAVAPLAICDNAVTKLSGLLTEAGPDWTVEAIAPFVETALELFGPDRVMVGSDWPVCELVASYADAVAAVTQCLSGLSPAERAAVEGGTAVHTYDLEINR
- a CDS encoding macro domain-containing protein — encoded protein: MSTLTVIKGDATSPQAKGPKVIAHVCNDAGGWGKGFVLAISRRWPEPERDFRRWHRERARNDFGLGALRLVQVLPDTWVANMVGQRGTKTGSSGPPVRYEAIEACLAKLAVEAKRLEASVHMPRIGCGLSGGRWERIEPLVKGTLLAAGVPVTVYDF
- a CDS encoding DUF4291 domain-containing protein; the protein is MTTPTRQIRAVFDDSTITVYQAYRPEIGDAALALGRFPDWYRRDRMTWIKPSFLWMMYRCGWATKPGQERVLAVRLRRDGFEAAVRQAVPSHHDRDAYPERADWQRALKRSPVRVQWDPERDLHHRPLPHRAIQLGLSGTAVHSYVDEWTVGITDATALAHEIHALVQARDLDAATRMLPAERAYPLV